In Rhinolophus ferrumequinum isolate MPI-CBG mRhiFer1 chromosome 18, mRhiFer1_v1.p, whole genome shotgun sequence, a genomic segment contains:
- the TMA16 gene encoding translation machinery-associated protein 16, whose translation MPKAPKGKIVGRDKKVIHPYSRKAAQITREAHKQEKKEKSKNEKALRLKLIGEKLQWFQNHLDPQKVAYSRKDACELIERYLNRFSSELEQIELHNSIKDRQGRRHCSRETVIRQTMERERQQFEGYGLEIPDIVNAGNLKTFREWDFDLKKLPNIKMRKMCVTDAVPKKCKKKTVMKTVITVDKDLGELELNDESSDSDEDMTAVD comes from the exons ATG cctAAAGCACCAAAGGGAAAAATTGTGGGACGGGACAAAAAAGTCATCCATCCGTACAGTAGAAAAGCTGCTCAAATTACGAGAGAGGcccacaaacaagaaaaaaaggaaaa GTCGAAGAATGAAAAGGCGTTGCGTCTCAAACTTATTG GTGAAAAACTGCAGTGGTTTCAGAATCATCTTGATCCCCAAAAAGTAGCATATTCAAGGAAAGATGCTTGTGAATTAATTGAAAG gtaTTTAAATCGATTCAGCAGTGAGCTGGAGCAGATTGAATTACATAACAGCATCAAAGACAGGCAGGGAAGGCGGCACTGTTCCCGGGAGACAGTCATCAGACAGACGATGGAGCGGGAGCGACAACAGTTTGAGGGATACGGCCTTG AGATTCCAGATATTGTAAATGCAGGTAATCTGAAAACGTTTAG GGAATGGGATTTTGATCTGAAGAAATTGCCaaacattaaaatgagaaaaatgtgtgttACTGATGCAGTTCCTAAGAAGTGCAAGAAGAAAACTGTTATGAAAACTGTTATAACTGTGGACAAAGATTTGGGGGAATTGGAACTAAATGATGAATCAAGTGATTCAGATGAGGACATGACTGCAGTGGACTGA